One region of Lactobacillus johnsonii genomic DNA includes:
- a CDS encoding PTS sugar transporter subunit IIB: MTKKILLSCAGGFSTSLLVNKMKEAAKAEGKEYEIKAVAAAQVEDIIEKDAPDCILIGPQIKYMEDQLKADASKHDIPLEAIGMQDYGTMNGKNVIAQAERLLG, translated from the coding sequence ATGACTAAAAAGATTTTATTGTCTTGTGCAGGTGGCTTTTCAACATCACTTTTGGTTAACAAGATGAAAGAGGCTGCTAAAGCAGAAGGAAAAGAATATGAAATTAAAGCTGTCGCAGCAGCTCAAGTAGAAGATATTATTGAAAAAGATGCACCAGATTGCATTTTAATTGGACCGCAAATTAAATACATGGAAGATCAACTTAAGGCGGATGCAAGTAAGCACGATATTCCCTTAGAAGCAATTGGGATGCAAGATTATGGCACAATGAATGGTAAAAATGTAATTGCCCAAGCTGAGCGATTACTAGGATAA